A section of the Oscarella lobularis chromosome 15, ooOscLobu1.1, whole genome shotgun sequence genome encodes:
- the LOC136196278 gene encoding fibroblast growth factor receptor 3-like codes for MSKSCLIPKQNVTLLNRLGEGCFGVVMKGTLENFNGIKEPMPVAVKVPKAENRKTVQDLVAEVNVWTRIGKHANVISLVGVSVFEGTMGRLLWVVMEHAKHGCLSEYLRAKRFGRIDQSSDDVNDDTLRYVPPDKQTVLTSRDMFRYALDVARGMEHLAERQCLHRDLAARNVLVCEGDVLKIADFGMAKDIHYFDYYRKKSPKSLVPMKWTAPESLLYRVFTESSDVWSFGVLLWEIATLEEVRPILACPSRICTTYDLMLKCWALDPNDRPKFHELVEFIENEEVDVIENVISMRT; via the exons ATGTCAAAGTCGTGTCTAATACCGAAACAGAACGTGACGCTTTTGAATCGTCTCG GTGAGGGCTGCTTCGGGGTCGTCATGAAGGGAACGTTGGAGAACTTTAACGGGATAAAAGAGCCGATGCcagtcgccgtcaaagtgcCCAAAG CGGAAAATCGGAAGACTGTACAggatctcgtcgccgaagtgaACGTGTGGACTCGAATAGGAAAACACGCCAACGTCATCAGTCTCGTAGGAGTAAGCGTGTTCGAAG GTACGATGGGTCGCCTGCTATGGGTTGTCATGGAACATGCGAAACACGGCTGTCTGAGCGAATATTTGCGCGCCAAGCGTTTCGGTCGTATCGACCAatcgtcggacgacgtcaacgacgacacgTTGCGTTACGTGCCGCCCGACAAACAGACCGTTCTGACGTCGCGCGACATGTTTCGGTacgcgctcgacgtcgcgcgaggAATGGAACATCTCGCCGAGAGACAG TGTCTgcatcgcgatttggcgGCGCGCAACGTGCTCGTATGCGAGGGAGATGTGCTCAAAATCGCCGATTTCGGCATGGCAAAGGACATTCACTATTTTGACTACTATCGAAAGAAAAGCCCT aaaagtcTCGTGCCGATGAAGTGGACGGCACCGGAATCGCTGCTGTATCGCGTTTTTACCGAATCAAGTGACGT ctgGTCGTTTGGTGTGTTGCTCTGGGAGATCGCTACACTAG AGGAAGTGCGCCCTATCCTGGCGTGCCCGTCGAGAATTTGTACGAC TTACGATCTCATGCTCAAGTGCTGGGCTCTCGATCCGAACGACCGACCGAAATTTCACGAACTCGTTGAGTTcatcgaaaacgaagaagtaGACGTAATCGAAAACGTGATTTCGATGAGGActtag
- the LOC136196119 gene encoding uncharacterized protein: MAEAASPEPRYSHESAMIGHELHVFGGKNGKEDYFPRNEIWTCNVREETKWIRRIAEGTKIPPSCIGARCVVINGIVYSYGGWKEGGGYLEDFFGLDPVKMRWFQVATPTHKKNPWQRFDCCLWAIGERMIVFGGVTDSIPEDRVQVGAQCNWFVNNEIYEFVFEEGREKGYWLDVDLSGERPQPRTKAAMETIDEHRGLLHGGSNGTKSFDDAFVIDLREKKWICVDFLPRPSARFQHRLCQLVKRGFESKHCFLMIGGWRKRISDSGYIIDFDEQKSHKIDLTVDVAPVWSHTLHSVANQDGSTNIILCGGLSNEEECQEMMKTFTLAS; the protein is encoded by the exons atggccGAAGCCGCATCGCCAGAGCCTCGATACTCTCACGAAAGCGCCATGATCGGGCATGAATTGCACGTCTTTGGAGGAAAGAACGGCAAGGAAGATTATTTCCCTCGCAATGAAATCTGGACTTGTAACGTCCGCGAAGAGACGAAATGGATTCGTCGTATTGCCGAAGGAACAAAGATTCCTCCGTCTTGCATCGGAGCCCGATgcgtcgtcatcaacggGATCGTGTATTCGTACGGGGGATGGAAGGAAGGCGGAGGCTATCTGGAAGATTTCTTCGGTTTGGATCCCGTGAAAATGAGGTGGTTTCAggtagccacgcccacgcataAAAAGAATCCTTGGCAACGTTTCGACTGCTGTTTGTGGGCCATCGGCGAGAGAATGATCGTGTTTGGGGGAGTGACTGATAGCATTCCTGAAGATCGTGTCCAAGTCGGAGCTCAATGCAATTGGTTCGTGAATAATGAGATCTACGAATTCGTATTCGAGgagggaagagaaaaag GCTATTGGTTGGATGTTGATTTAAGCGGAGAAAGACCCCAACCACGTACCAAAGCTGCCATggaaacgatcgacgaacaTCGCGGATTACTCCACGGAGGAAGCAATGGAACGAAATCATTTGATGATGCATTCGTGAttgatttgagagaaaag AAATGGAtttgcgtcgattttcttccaagACCATCCGCCCGATTTCAACACAGGCTGTGTCAATTAGTGAAAAGAGGATTCGAAAGCAAGCATTGCTTTCTCATGATCGGCGGTTGGAGGAAACGAATTTCAGATAGCGGATACATAATCGACTTTGATGAACAAAAGTCACATAAG ATTGATTTGACCGTGGATGTGGCACCTGTATGGTCCCACACCCTTCACTCTGTAGCCAATCAAGACGGCTCAACTAATATCATTCTCTGTGGCGGACTTTCCAATGAAGAAGAATGCCAAGAAATGATGAAAACTTTTACTCTTGCTAGTTAG
- the LOC136196116 gene encoding uncharacterized protein, which produces MASVLSFVLIALTFATIFSPCESSHFRGFTMNFRSVGNAANGDAGKVQFSFRITWKRSSTGCTDEAIEDQRLLVLGQTLRCLSNNCGSTSLQYVCTSFDAFDDWASGVNTFQVSFPVNDSQEFIIGNLGCCWTETQNTFDGNIQFQSRISFVSRPEGVVNPGEINQSPVASMVPFLTARLGCEYRLMIPNADPDFDDVKCRWALPNVDSEKDECGSACIDRNKRFGLLNSPLFNSTLFNSTLSEEECKIIWIPSKAGFYAAAVQIEDYYSNDVDRTNPLSSIPLQWFMNVVDTGTPCWSRPIFPYQIHIPREHPRCFAAESGVNLTLEILVAHTNSSSHEVSDSAYALPRNMTVTDLIDIGNELKSVTFTWNPDTDQANRMHFMCFQFLDDVRAPSNQVCFTIVVTSLPQPKPILNTQTEAPRVNGQVALGAMASITFDQEVRNPTVGPRFISVYHVTNGTLIQRVDSSNRSLVTIGADSRTISFQLNSFQPKTYQEGEEYEIVFEEGVVVGTNASCSGGGPVAKGIEAGEWTFISAGQPGDECLSGTDNCNDRAQCVHLLNGFRCECNIGYTGDGVSNCDDIDECLFGTDNCHIRATCSNTLGNFTCSCKVGYAGDGVLFCDDVNECVLGTDNCHQNAYCVNTDGSFQCTCESGFTGNGVDCVDVDECAQGADFQCDESVHNCLNTLGGYNCTCKIGYQVDAIITTDSSRPVCFDCNECLPECPEAIDEECHSEATCSNTLGSYDCTCNAGFTPDPASGKPTNRPVCIKPDACTRAPNGSHTCHEKALCRITDDGFDCECMTGYKADGSGAPANRPVCIDCNECLGECPESIVDKGACHVNVDCTNVPGSFNCTCKTGYVPQVGSSIDRPVCIKIDECVKKRFF; this is translated from the exons ATGGCTTCAGTGCTTTCCTTCGTCCTAATCGCATTAACGTTCGCCACTATTTTTTCTCCCTGCGAGTCCTCGCATTTCCGAGGCTTTACGATGAATTTTCGCTCCGTCGGGAACGCGGCAAATGGAGACGCAGGAAAG gTGCAGTTCAGTTTTCGTATTACATGGAAACGTAGCAGTACGGGTTGCACCGACGAAGCCATAGAAGACCAGCGGCTTCTCGTTTTAGGGCAAACCTTGCGATGTTTATCTAACAACTGTGGTTCAACATCTCTCCAATACGTTTGCACGTCGTTTGACGCCTTCGATGATTGGGCTTCTGGTGTAAACACGTTTCAAGTCTCTTTTCCCGTCAATGATTCGCAAGAGTTTATTATCGG GAATCTCGGCTGCTGTTGGACAGAAACACAGAACACTTTTGACGGAAACATTCAATTTCAATCGCGGATATCCTTTGTCTCGCGCCCAGAGGGCGTCGTCAATCCCGGGGAGATCAATCAAAGTCCCGTCGCCTCCATGGTTCCCTTTCTTACTGCTAGACTCGGTTGCGAGTACAGACTGATGATTCCAAACGCCGATcccgatttcgacgacgtcaaatgtCGATGGGCTCTTCCGAATGTGGACTCGGAAAAGGACGAGTGCGGATCCGCTTGCATCGACAGGAACAAACGTTTTGGTCTTTTGAATTCGCCTCTTTTCAATTCGACTCTTTTCAATTCGACCCTTTCTGag GAAGAGTGCAAAATCATATGGATTCCCTCAAAAGCCGGCTTTTATGCGGCTGCCGTTCAAATCGAGGACTATTATTCGAATGACGTTGACAGGACGAATCCTCTCAGCAGTATACCGCTTCAGTGGTTCATGAACGTCGTTGACACAGGCACGCCTTGCTGGTCGAGGCCAATTTTTCCTTATCAAATTCACATTCCGCGTGAACATCCTCGCtgcttcgccgccgaaagCGGTGTCAATCTCACCCTAGAAATTTTAGTTGCGCATACCAATTCGTCCTCTCACGA GGTCAGTGATTCGGCCTATGCTCTGCCGCGTAACATGACAGTGACAGATTTAATAGACATAGGAAATGAACTAAAATCGGTAACATTTACGTGGAATCCTGACACCGATCAAGCCAATCGTATGCATTTTATGTGCTTTCAATTTTTGGACGACGTTCG AGCCCCATCAAATCAGGTTTGCTTTACCATCGTTGTCACTTCTC TGCCTCAGCCCAAGCCGATATTGAATACGCAAACGGAAGCTCCTCGTGTCAACGGGCAAGTGGCACTTGGTGCAATGGCAAGCATAACGTTTGACCAGGAG GTTAGAAATCCGACTGTTGGTCCACGCTTTATATCGGTCTATCACGTCACCAATGGCACACTGATCCAGAGGGTTGACTCATCTAATAGAAGTCTCGTCACAATAGGCGCTGATTCTAGAACGATTTCATTTCAACTCAATAGCTTTCAGCCGAAAACCTACCAGGAAGGCGAAGAGTATGAAATTGTTTTCGAAGAAGGCGTAGTGGTCGGCACTAACGCCTCATGCTCAGGAGGGGGTCCCGTTGCAAAAGGAATCGAGGCGGGAGAGTGGACGTTCATCTCGGCTGGGCAGCCGGGTGACGAATGCCTCTCCGGCACTGACAATTGTAATGATAGAGCGCAGTGCGTCCATCTTTTAAATGGCTTTCGATGCGAATGCAATATCGGTTACACTGGTGACGGCGTCAGCAACTGCGacgatattgacgaatgttTGTTTGGCACAGACAACTGTCACATTAGGGCAACGTGCTCGAATACGCTCGGAAATTTTACGTGCTCGTGCAAAGTCGGTTACGCTGGAGACGGAGTATTGttctgcgacgacgtcaatgaaTGCGTCCTTGGTACGGACAACTGCCACCAGAACGCCTACTGCGTAAACACTGACGGATCTTTTCAATGCACTTGCGAAAGTGGCTTTACTGGCAACGGTGTCGATTGCGTGGACGTAGACGAATGCGCTCAAGGGGCCGACTTCCAATGTGACGAAAGTGTTCATAATTGCCTCAATACTCTTGGGGGCTACAACTGCACGTGCAAAATAGGATATCAAGTCGATGCTATAATAACGACCGACTCCAGTCGTCCCGTGTGCTTCGACTGCAACGAATGTTTGCCTGAGTGCCCAGAGGCTATTGACGAGGAATGTCACTCGGAGGCCACGTGCTCCAACACACTAGGATCCTATGACTGCACGTGCAACGCCGGATTTACACCGGATCCGGCTTCCGGTAAACCGACAAACCGTCCCGTGTGCATTAAGCCAGACGCGTGCACACGGGCACCAAACGGATCTCACACGTGCCACGAGAAAGCCTTATGCAGAATAACGGACGATGGCTTCGATTGCGAGTGCATGACCGGCTACAAAGCCGACGGCTCCGGCGCACCAGCCAATCGACCTGTATGCATTGATTGTAACGAATGTCTCGGCGAATGTCCAGAATCGATTGTCGATAAGGGGGCGTGTCACGTGAATGTTGATTGTACGAACGTGCCGGGATCGTTcaattgcacgtgcaaaACCGGCTACGTACCTCAAGTCGGAAgttcgatcgatcgtccaGTTTGCATCAAGATTGACGAGTGCGTCAAAAagagatttttttga